A single region of the Ancylobacter novellus DSM 506 genome encodes:
- a CDS encoding TIGR02300 family protein, protein MVKPELGTKRICPVTGRKFYDLNKDPVISPYTGQIVPITTIVARGRPEAPRPVAEADSDVEENTEVELVSLEDADEEAAGTSSKAAATDDDIDVDEEVAGDDDEDAFLEEDEDGDDDVSDLIGDGLEDDEET, encoded by the coding sequence GTGGTGAAACCTGAACTTGGCACCAAGCGCATCTGCCCGGTCACCGGGCGGAAGTTCTACGACCTGAACAAGGATCCGGTGATCTCGCCCTATACCGGGCAGATCGTGCCGATCACGACGATCGTCGCCCGCGGCCGGCCCGAGGCTCCCCGCCCCGTCGCGGAGGCCGACAGCGACGTCGAGGAGAACACCGAGGTCGAGCTGGTCTCGCTGGAGGACGCCGACGAGGAAGCCGCCGGCACCAGCTCCAAGGCGGCGGCGACCGACGACGACATCGATGTCGACGAGGAAGTCGCCGGCGACGATGACGAGGACGCCTTCCTCGAAGAGGATGAGGACGGCGACGACGACGTCTCCGACCTGATCGGCGACGGCCTCGAGGACGACGAGGAAACCTGA
- the aroA gene encoding 3-phosphoshikimate 1-carboxyvinyltransferase: MSSHGANPVPAFARRSAALKGTVRVPGDKSVSHRSLIFGTLAVGETRISGLLEGEDVLNTAKACAALGATVERLGEGEWRVEGVGVGGLRVPEGVLDFGNAGTGSRLMMGVVAGNPIVATFDGDASLRKRPMRRILDPLEKMGVQVVDAAEGGRLPLTLKGPQELVPIIYESPVASAQIKSAVLLAGLGAPGETTVIEKEASRDHTERMLTHFGAQVSVEPYGAHGRKVTLKGRPELKPAPIRVPADPSSAAFPLVAALIVPGSEVVIEGVMTNPLRTGLFITLKEMGADIAFENERVEGGESVADIRVRASALHGVDVPAERAPSMIDEYPVLAVAAAFASGTTRMNGLSELRVKESDRLAAVADGLKAAGVAHRIEGDDLLVEGAAGAAGGGTVATHMDHRIAMSFLVMGLATDTPLKVDDISFIATSFPTFLAQMRALGADIVEGVEAAA, encoded by the coding sequence ATGAGCAGCCATGGAGCCAACCCCGTTCCCGCCTTCGCCCGCCGCTCGGCGGCGCTGAAGGGCACGGTGCGCGTGCCCGGCGACAAGTCGGTGTCGCACCGCTCGCTCATCTTCGGCACGCTGGCCGTCGGCGAGACCCGCATCTCCGGCCTGCTTGAGGGCGAGGACGTGCTCAACACCGCCAAGGCCTGCGCCGCGCTCGGCGCCACGGTCGAGCGGCTCGGCGAGGGCGAATGGCGGGTGGAGGGCGTCGGCGTCGGCGGGCTGCGGGTGCCCGAGGGCGTGCTCGACTTCGGCAATGCCGGCACCGGCTCGCGGCTGATGATGGGCGTGGTCGCCGGCAACCCGATCGTCGCCACCTTCGACGGCGATGCCAGCCTGCGCAAGCGCCCCATGCGCCGCATCCTCGATCCCCTCGAGAAGATGGGCGTGCAGGTGGTCGACGCCGCCGAGGGCGGGCGCCTGCCGCTGACGCTCAAAGGTCCGCAAGAACTGGTGCCGATCATCTATGAGAGCCCGGTCGCCTCGGCGCAGATCAAGTCGGCCGTGCTGCTCGCCGGCCTCGGCGCGCCGGGCGAGACCACGGTGATCGAGAAGGAGGCGAGCCGCGACCATACCGAACGCATGCTCACCCATTTCGGCGCGCAGGTCTCGGTCGAGCCCTATGGCGCGCATGGCCGCAAGGTGACGCTGAAGGGTCGGCCGGAATTGAAGCCGGCGCCCATCCGCGTGCCGGCCGACCCGTCCTCTGCCGCCTTCCCGCTGGTGGCGGCGCTGATCGTGCCCGGCTCGGAGGTCGTCATCGAGGGGGTGATGACCAATCCGCTGCGCACCGGCCTCTTCATCACGCTGAAGGAGATGGGCGCCGACATCGCCTTCGAGAATGAGCGCGTCGAGGGCGGCGAGAGCGTCGCCGACATCCGCGTGCGCGCCTCCGCGCTGCACGGGGTCGACGTGCCGGCCGAGCGGGCGCCGTCGATGATCGACGAATATCCGGTGCTGGCGGTGGCCGCCGCCTTCGCCAGCGGCACGACGCGGATGAACGGCTTGTCCGAGCTTCGGGTGAAGGAATCCGACCGCCTCGCCGCCGTCGCCGACGGGCTCAAGGCCGCCGGCGTCGCCCACCGCATCGAGGGCGACGACCTCCTCGTCGAGGGCGCGGCCGGCGCGGCCGGCGGCGGCACGGTCGCCACCCATATGGACCACCGCATCGCCATGAGCTTCCTGGTGATGGGCCTCGCCACCGACACGCCGCTGAAGGTGGACGACATCTCCTTCATCGCCACCAGCTTCCCGACCTTCCTGGCCCAGATGCGGGCGCTCGGCGCCGATATCGTCGAAGGGGTGGAAGCGGCGGCATGA
- the cmk gene encoding (d)CMP kinase — MIIAIDGPAASGKGTIARALAGHHRLPHLDTGLLYRGVGAAALASGTGFDDIPALAALAAGLDLAALDEEALKAGPVGEAASRVAAVPEVRAALLKLQRDFARQPGGAVLDGRDIGTVIAPEAEVKIFVTATPEARAERRFSELLKRGEAVTFDQVLDDIRRRDARDSGRAAAPLVQAPDAITLDNTGLDRDASIARALAIVAERIGRN; from the coding sequence ATGATCATCGCCATCGACGGCCCGGCGGCCTCGGGAAAGGGCACCATCGCCCGCGCGCTTGCCGGCCATCACCGGCTGCCGCATCTCGACACCGGGCTGCTCTATCGCGGGGTCGGCGCCGCCGCCCTGGCGAGCGGCACCGGCTTCGACGACATCCCGGCGCTTGCCGCCCTCGCCGCCGGCCTCGACCTCGCCGCGCTGGACGAGGAGGCGCTCAAGGCCGGCCCGGTGGGCGAGGCCGCGTCCCGCGTCGCCGCGGTGCCGGAGGTGCGCGCGGCGCTCCTGAAGCTCCAGCGCGACTTCGCCCGCCAGCCGGGCGGGGCGGTGCTGGACGGGCGCGACATCGGCACCGTCATCGCCCCCGAGGCGGAGGTGAAGATCTTCGTCACCGCCACGCCGGAGGCGCGCGCCGAGCGCCGCTTCAGCGAGCTCCTGAAGCGCGGCGAAGCGGTGACCTTCGACCAGGTGCTGGACGACATCCGCCGGCGCGATGCGCGCGACAGCGGGCGCGCCGCCGCGCCGCTGGTGCAGGCGCCGGACGCGATCACCCTCGACAATACCGGCCTCGACCGCGACGCCAGCATCGCCCGCGCGCTCGCCATCGTCGCCGAACGGATCGGCCGGAACTGA
- a CDS encoding carboxymuconolactone decarboxylase family protein produces the protein MTQDSTTDDRLARGQAKLAEITGRSGAEVMTALGEIAPDFARYIFEFGYGDIYSRPGLDLRTRMLSTVAGLVALGHAARELEVHIGSALNVGATKEEVVEVIMQMALYAGFPAALDALFIARKVFAERGLTSAPQP, from the coding sequence ATGACGCAGGACAGCACCACCGACGACCGCCTTGCCCGCGGCCAGGCGAAGCTCGCCGAGATCACCGGCCGTTCCGGCGCCGAGGTGATGACGGCGCTCGGCGAGATCGCGCCCGACTTCGCCCGCTACATCTTCGAGTTCGGCTATGGCGACATCTATTCCCGCCCGGGGCTCGACCTGCGCACCCGCATGCTCTCCACCGTCGCCGGCCTCGTGGCGCTCGGCCATGCGGCGCGCGAGCTGGAGGTGCATATCGGCTCGGCGCTGAATGTCGGGGCGACGAAGGAGGAGGTGGTGGAGGTCATCATGCAGATGGCGCTCTATGCCGGCTTCCCGGCGGCGCTCGACGCGCTGTTCATCGCCCGCAAGGTGTTCGCCGAGCGCGGCCTGACCTCCGCCCCGCAGCCCTGA
- the cobF gene encoding precorrin-6A synthase (deacetylating) translates to MTRRLLVIGIGAGAPGHLTLQAIEAINRAEVFFLLDKSEAAAELVAAREAILKAHRRAPWRVARLASPKRRAEAHIHGGARTPARETTYRADVADWHSARAALLAPLIEAELPEDGVGALLVWGDPALYDSTLRVLEAVRATLPLAIEVVPGISAVQALTTAHGLVLNEVGAKVVLTTGRRVLEDFSREGTTVVMLDDGTGLAALIAREAEVPPAGAAPLHIWWGAYLGMEGELLMSGPLAQVGPQILRQRAEAREKRGWIMDVWLVREPKF, encoded by the coding sequence ATGACCCGGCGCCTCCTCGTCATCGGCATCGGCGCCGGCGCGCCGGGCCATCTCACGCTACAGGCGATCGAGGCGATCAACCGGGCGGAGGTGTTCTTCCTACTCGACAAAAGCGAGGCGGCGGCCGAGCTGGTGGCCGCACGGGAAGCGATCCTCAAGGCCCATCGCCGCGCGCCCTGGCGGGTGGCGCGGCTCGCCAGCCCGAAACGCCGGGCCGAGGCGCATATCCACGGCGGCGCCCGCACGCCCGCGCGGGAGACGACCTACCGTGCCGACGTGGCGGACTGGCATTCGGCCCGCGCGGCCCTGCTCGCCCCGCTGATCGAGGCGGAGTTGCCCGAGGACGGGGTCGGCGCCCTGCTCGTCTGGGGCGACCCGGCGCTCTACGATTCCACCCTGCGCGTGCTGGAGGCGGTGCGCGCCACGCTCCCCCTCGCCATCGAGGTCGTCCCCGGCATCTCCGCCGTGCAGGCGCTCACCACCGCCCACGGGCTGGTGCTGAACGAGGTCGGCGCGAAGGTCGTCCTCACCACCGGCCGCCGGGTGCTGGAGGATTTTTCCCGTGAGGGCACCACGGTCGTCATGCTCGACGACGGCACCGGGCTCGCCGCGCTGATCGCCCGCGAGGCCGAGGTGCCCCCCGCCGGCGCCGCGCCGCTTCACATCTGGTGGGGCGCGTATCTGGGCATGGAGGGCGAGCTTCTGATGTCCGGCCCGCTGGCGCAGGTCGGCCCGCAGATCCTGCGCCAGCGCGCCGAGGCGCGGGAGAAGCGCGGGTGGATCATGGATGTGTGGTTGGTGAGGGAGCCAAAGTTCTAA
- a CDS encoding EAL domain-containing protein gives MRRWRVIVVAVLLALIGTTVPLAATLYMSWQMALAAQREQLGHAAELALARAGSIYADAATTLRSIAATDFEHCSPAHIALMRQFAIASLATRNIGYVNSGVLECDIWGITQQRIPREDDGRLQPDGLSLTVNDRPRYSEQRPSMVLRFGGYEVVVDQLRFFPSPSLQLAVIEIRAPGDIRLVTEDPGPEGTPIVAAEMRATPGEAPLASAARTARGWTVIAREPRLSLGEHMRNAQLLLLPLALFLAGLFAGLAIWLSRRRLSPRGELALAVRNREFLAHYQPIIELATGRCIGAEALVRWRRPDGSLVRPDLFIPLAEETGFIGPITDHVVERVVDDLGDLLRRDRRLHIAINLGAADISSGRILPVLEAALADTGIEPQQIWLEATERGFVDIEGARHTLAALRRRGHMTAIDDFGTGYSGLKYLQRLPVDALKIDKSFIDAVGTEAPTSHVTEHIIAMARELKLRIVAEGVETEAQAAYLRQRGVGFAQGWLFSRALPPEEFAAFCTRNRKTFGVPANVETLAAE, from the coding sequence GTGCGTCGCTGGCGCGTGATCGTCGTCGCCGTGCTTCTTGCGCTGATCGGCACCACCGTGCCGCTCGCGGCGACGCTCTACATGTCCTGGCAGATGGCGCTGGCCGCCCAGCGCGAGCAGCTCGGCCACGCCGCCGAGCTCGCCCTCGCCCGCGCCGGGAGCATCTACGCCGACGCCGCCACGACGCTGCGCTCCATCGCGGCCACCGATTTCGAGCACTGCTCGCCCGCGCACATCGCCCTTATGCGCCAGTTCGCCATCGCCTCGCTGGCGACGCGGAACATCGGCTATGTGAACAGCGGCGTCCTCGAATGCGACATCTGGGGCATAACCCAGCAGCGCATCCCCCGCGAGGATGACGGCCGCCTGCAGCCCGACGGCCTCTCGCTCACCGTGAACGACAGGCCGCGCTACAGCGAGCAGCGCCCTTCCATGGTGCTGCGGTTCGGCGGCTACGAGGTGGTCGTCGACCAGCTGCGCTTCTTCCCCTCGCCCAGCCTGCAGCTCGCCGTGATCGAGATCCGCGCGCCGGGCGACATCCGCCTCGTCACCGAGGACCCCGGGCCGGAGGGGACGCCGATAGTCGCGGCCGAGATGAGGGCGACGCCGGGCGAGGCGCCCCTGGCGAGCGCCGCGCGCACCGCCAGGGGCTGGACGGTGATCGCCCGCGAGCCGCGCCTCTCGCTCGGCGAGCACATGCGCAACGCCCAGCTCCTGCTGCTGCCGCTGGCGCTGTTCCTCGCCGGGCTGTTCGCCGGCCTCGCCATATGGCTGTCGCGCCGGCGCCTCTCGCCGCGCGGCGAGCTGGCGCTCGCCGTGCGCAACCGCGAGTTCCTCGCGCATTACCAGCCGATCATCGAGCTCGCCACCGGCCGCTGCATCGGCGCCGAGGCACTGGTGCGCTGGCGGCGGCCGGACGGCAGCCTGGTGCGGCCGGACCTGTTCATCCCGCTGGCCGAGGAGACCGGCTTCATCGGCCCGATCACCGACCATGTGGTCGAGAGGGTCGTCGACGATCTCGGCGACCTGCTGCGCCGCGACCGGCGGCTGCACATCGCGATCAATCTCGGCGCCGCCGACATCAGCTCGGGGCGCATCCTGCCGGTGCTGGAGGCGGCGCTCGCCGACACCGGCATCGAGCCGCAGCAGATCTGGCTGGAGGCGACCGAGCGCGGCTTCGTCGACATAGAGGGCGCGCGTCACACGCTGGCGGCGCTGCGCCGGCGCGGCCACATGACGGCGATCGACGATTTCGGCACCGGCTATTCCGGCCTCAAATATCTCCAGCGCCTGCCGGTCGACGCGCTCAAGATCGACAAGTCCTTCATCGACGCGGTGGGCACGGAGGCGCCGACCAGCCACGTCACCGAGCACATCATCGCCATGGCGCGCGAGCTCAAGCTGCGCATCGTCGCGGAGGGGGTGGAGACCGAGGCGCAGGCCGCCTATCTGCGCCAGCGCGGCGTCGGCTTCGCGCAGGGCTGGCTGTTCTCGCGCGCTCTGCCGCCGGAGGAATTCGCCGCCTTCTGCACCCGCAACCGCAAGACCTTCGGCGTGCCGGCCAATGTGGAGACGCTGGCGGCGGAGTAG
- the rpsA gene encoding 30S ribosomal protein S1: MSATQTLSAARDDFAAMLEESFNHAEPAEGTVVKGIVVAIEKDLAIIDIGLKTEGRVALREFAGPGRDQTINVGDEVEVYLERVENALGEAVLSRDKARREESWVRLEKAFNAQEKVTGVIFNQVKGGFTVDLDGAVAFLPRSQVDIRPIRDVGPLMHNPQPFQILKMDRRRGNIVVSRRTVLEETRAEQRHELVQNLEEGQVIDGVVKNITDYGAFVDLGGIDGLLHVTDIAWRRVNHPTEVLNIGQTVKVKIIKINHETHRISLGMKQLLGDPWEGIEAKYPVNARFKGRVTNITDYGAFVELEPGIEGLIHVSEMSWTKKNVHPGKIVATSQEVEVAILEVDPVKRRISLGLKQTLQNPWEAFAEKYPAGSTVEGEVKNKTEFGLFLGLDGDVDGMVHLSDLDWNRPGEQVIDEFKKGDVIKAQVLDVDVEKERISLGVKQLGGDPFQDSGELRKGAIVTCEVIDVKEGGVDVKIAGTDMTTFVKRSELARDRGDQRPDRFAVGEKFDARVILFDRKARKVQVSIKALEIAEEKEAVAQFGSQDSGASLGDILGAALKKQAAEKAE; this comes from the coding sequence ATGTCCGCAACCCAAACCCTGAGCGCCGCGCGCGACGATTTCGCCGCGATGCTCGAAGAGAGCTTCAACCATGCCGAGCCCGCCGAGGGCACGGTGGTCAAGGGCATCGTCGTCGCGATCGAGAAGGATCTCGCGATCATCGACATCGGCCTGAAGACCGAAGGCCGCGTGGCGCTGCGCGAATTCGCCGGCCCCGGCCGTGACCAGACGATCAATGTCGGCGACGAGGTCGAGGTCTACCTTGAGCGCGTCGAGAACGCGCTCGGCGAAGCCGTCCTCTCGCGCGACAAGGCCCGCCGCGAAGAGAGCTGGGTCCGCCTCGAGAAGGCGTTCAACGCCCAGGAGAAGGTCACCGGCGTGATCTTCAACCAGGTCAAGGGCGGCTTCACCGTCGACCTCGACGGCGCCGTGGCCTTCCTGCCGCGTTCGCAGGTGGACATCCGTCCGATCCGCGACGTCGGCCCGCTGATGCACAACCCGCAGCCGTTCCAGATCCTCAAGATGGATCGCCGCCGCGGCAACATCGTGGTCTCGCGCCGCACGGTTCTCGAAGAGACCCGCGCCGAGCAGCGCCACGAGCTGGTGCAGAACCTCGAAGAGGGTCAGGTCATCGACGGCGTGGTCAAGAACATCACCGATTACGGTGCGTTCGTCGACCTCGGCGGCATTGACGGCCTGCTGCACGTCACCGACATCGCCTGGCGCCGCGTGAACCACCCGACCGAGGTGCTGAACATCGGCCAGACGGTCAAGGTGAAGATCATCAAGATCAACCACGAGACCCACCGCATCTCGCTCGGCATGAAGCAGCTGCTCGGCGATCCGTGGGAGGGCATCGAGGCCAAGTACCCGGTCAACGCCCGCTTCAAGGGCCGCGTGACCAACATCACCGACTACGGCGCGTTCGTCGAGCTGGAGCCGGGGATCGAGGGCCTGATCCACGTCTCCGAGATGAGCTGGACCAAGAAGAACGTCCACCCCGGCAAGATCGTCGCCACTTCGCAGGAAGTGGAAGTCGCGATCCTCGAGGTGGATCCGGTCAAGCGCCGCATCTCGCTGGGCCTCAAGCAGACCCTGCAGAACCCGTGGGAAGCCTTCGCCGAGAAGTATCCGGCCGGCTCGACCGTCGAGGGCGAGGTCAAGAACAAGACCGAGTTCGGTCTGTTCCTGGGTCTCGACGGCGACGTCGACGGCATGGTGCACCTCTCGGACCTCGACTGGAACCGTCCGGGCGAGCAGGTCATCGACGAGTTCAAGAAGGGCGACGTGATCAAGGCGCAGGTTCTCGACGTCGACGTCGAGAAGGAGCGCATCTCGCTCGGCGTGAAGCAGCTCGGCGGCGACCCCTTCCAGGATTCCGGCGAGCTCCGCAAGGGCGCGATCGTGACCTGCGAAGTGATCGACGTGAAGGAAGGCGGCGTCGACGTGAAGATCGCCGGCACCGACATGACCACCTTCGTGAAGCGCTCGGAGCTCGCGCGCGACCGCGGCGACCAGCGTCCGGACCGTTTCGCCGTCGGCGAGAAGTTCGACGCCCGCGTCATCCTGTTCGACCGCAAGGCCCGCAAGGTCCAGGTGTCGATCAAGGCGCTGGAGATCGCCGAGGAGAAGGAAGCCGTGGCCCAGTTCGGCTCGCAGGATTCGGGCGCCTCGCTCGGCGACATCCTCGGCGCCGCGCTGAAGAAGCAGGCGGCTGAGAAGGCCGAGTGA
- a CDS encoding YqhA family protein, producing the protein MPRVQSGVFGRLVVRLVLVSRWAMVPLFIGLAIGLVLLVVAFALRLWQFAMQLTTLSETAVIMELLTLLDLVLVGGLMVIVIQSGYENFVERIDRREAPDSPAWMTRISFSGLKLKLFASLMAIAAITLLKALMRLETDVSETQVRWLMAASVLFLAAYAVLAFTDRFTHGGDEG; encoded by the coding sequence ATGCCGCGCGTGCAATCGGGAGTGTTCGGCCGCCTCGTCGTGCGGCTGGTGCTGGTGAGCCGCTGGGCGATGGTGCCGCTGTTCATCGGCCTCGCCATCGGGCTGGTCCTGCTGGTCGTCGCCTTCGCGCTGCGGCTGTGGCAGTTCGCCATGCAGCTGACCACGCTCAGCGAGACCGCGGTGATCATGGAGCTGCTCACTTTGCTCGACCTCGTGCTGGTCGGCGGGCTGATGGTGATCGTGATCCAGTCCGGCTACGAGAATTTCGTCGAGCGGATCGACCGGCGCGAGGCGCCGGATTCGCCGGCCTGGATGACGCGGATCAGCTTCTCCGGGCTGAAGCTCAAGCTCTTCGCCTCGCTGATGGCGATCGCCGCCATCACCCTGCTCAAGGCGCTGATGCGGCTGGAGACCGATGTGAGCGAGACGCAGGTGCGCTGGCTGATGGCGGCGAGCGTGCTGTTCCTCGCCGCCTATGCGGTGCTGGCCTTCACCGACCGCTTCACCCATGGCGGAGACGAGGGCTAG
- a CDS encoding sugar O-acetyltransferase, translating to MQKMLAGELYRAGDPEIQAAAAAAFAWMARYNASLALSRDERRALLREGLGAVGPGSGIRPPFHCDYGFNIKLGKGVFLNFDCVILDVVEVTIGDDTQIGPGVHIYTADHPRDPETRATGLEFGRPVHIGRNVWIGGKAIILPGVTIGDDAVIGAGAVVTKDVPAGATALGNPARVRG from the coding sequence ATGCAGAAGATGCTCGCCGGCGAGCTCTACCGGGCCGGAGACCCGGAGATCCAGGCCGCCGCCGCCGCGGCCTTCGCCTGGATGGCCCGCTACAATGCCTCCCTCGCCCTGTCGCGCGACGAACGCCGGGCGCTGCTGCGCGAAGGGCTGGGAGCGGTCGGGCCGGGCTCCGGCATCCGCCCGCCCTTCCATTGCGACTACGGCTTCAACATCAAGCTGGGCAAGGGCGTGTTCCTCAACTTCGACTGCGTCATCCTCGACGTGGTCGAGGTGACCATCGGCGACGACACGCAGATCGGCCCCGGCGTGCACATCTACACCGCCGACCATCCGCGCGATCCCGAAACCCGCGCCACGGGCCTGGAATTCGGCCGCCCCGTCCATATCGGCCGCAATGTCTGGATCGGCGGCAAGGCGATCATCCTGCCGGGGGTGACCATCGGCGACGACGCGGTGATCGGCGCCGGCGCGGTGGTGACGAAGGACGTGCCGGCCGGCGCCACCGCGCTGGGCAACCCGGCCCGGGTGCGCGGCTGA
- the hemH gene encoding ferrochelatase gives MNEAVPVKEGVALRPGPDGGLPAGHPAVAYGKIGVLIVNLGTPDGTDYWSMRRYLKEFLSDRRVIEVNRALWWFLLNVIILSRRPQAKGKDYETIWNKERNEGPLRTITRSQSDKLGERLGPLDDRLVFDWAMRYGNPSIASRIEALQSQGCERILLVPLYPQYAAATSATVCDAAFDQLKKMRWQPVLRVAPHWPDEPTYIEALANSITSELAKLDWEPELVLASFHGIPKEYFEKGDPYHCYCYKTVRLVREKLGWPEGKLRLTFQSRFGKAEWLQPYTDKTVEALAQSGVKRLAVITPGFVADCLETLEEIAGENAEIFHHNGGEKFHFIPCLNESEGGMKVLEAVIRRELKGWAELG, from the coding sequence ATGAACGAGGCCGTTCCGGTGAAGGAGGGCGTTGCCCTGCGTCCCGGCCCCGATGGCGGGCTGCCGGCCGGCCATCCCGCCGTGGCCTATGGCAAGATCGGCGTGCTGATCGTCAATCTCGGCACGCCGGACGGCACCGACTACTGGTCGATGCGGCGCTATCTCAAGGAGTTCCTCTCCGACCGCCGCGTCATCGAGGTCAACCGCGCGCTGTGGTGGTTCCTGCTCAACGTCATCATCCTGTCCAGGCGCCCGCAGGCGAAGGGCAAGGATTACGAGACGATCTGGAACAAGGAGCGGAACGAGGGCCCGCTGCGCACCATCACCCGCTCGCAGTCGGACAAGCTCGGCGAGCGCCTCGGGCCGCTCGACGACCGCCTCGTCTTCGACTGGGCGATGCGCTACGGCAACCCCTCCATCGCCTCGCGCATCGAGGCCCTCCAGAGCCAGGGCTGCGAGCGCATCCTGCTGGTGCCGCTCTATCCGCAATATGCCGCCGCCACCTCGGCCACGGTCTGCGACGCCGCCTTCGACCAGCTCAAGAAGATGCGCTGGCAGCCGGTGCTGCGCGTCGCCCCGCACTGGCCGGACGAGCCGACCTATATCGAGGCGCTGGCCAATTCCATCACCTCGGAGCTGGCTAAGCTCGATTGGGAGCCGGAGCTGGTGCTCGCCTCCTTCCACGGCATTCCGAAGGAATATTTCGAGAAGGGCGACCCCTATCACTGCTACTGCTACAAGACCGTCCGGCTGGTGCGCGAGAAGCTCGGCTGGCCGGAGGGCAAGCTGCGCCTCACCTTCCAGTCGCGCTTCGGCAAGGCGGAATGGCTGCAGCCCTACACCGACAAGACGGTGGAGGCGCTGGCGCAGTCCGGCGTGAAGCGGCTCGCCGTCATCACCCCCGGCTTCGTCGCCGACTGCCTGGAGACGCTGGAGGAGATCGCCGGCGAGAACGCCGAGATCTTCCACCACAATGGTGGCGAGAAGTTCCACTTCATCCCGTGCCTCAACGAGAGCGAGGGCGGCATGAAGGTGCTGGAGGCCGTCATCCGCCGCGAGCTGAAGGGCTGGGCGGAGCTGGGGTAG
- a CDS encoding homospermidine synthase produces MSVWPVYGKIDGPIVMIGFGSIGRGTLPLLERHFDFDKDRLTVIDPVDDHRHLLDERGITFVQQHVTKENYRELLTPLLTTGGRGFVVNLSVDTGSVDIMTLARELGALYIDTVIEPWLGFYFDKNATPASRSNYALRESMLKAKRANPGGPTAVSCCGANPGMVSWFVKQALVDVARDTGVAFEEPTTREGWAALMQQAGVKGIHIAERDTQRARDPRPFGTFVNTWSVEGFVSEGLQPAELGWGTHEKWTPETARSHNQGSGAAIYLMQAGAATKVRTWCPSLGAQHGFLVTHNESISIADYFTVRNGAQVAYRPTCHYAYHPCNDALLSWHEMFGHEGKELGDWTILSEHEIVDGRDELGVLLFGHAKNAYWFGSQLTIEEARDLAPYQTATGLQVTSAVLAGMVWALENPEAGIVETDEMDYRRCLEIQKPYLGTVKGYYTDWTPLDGRPGLFPEDIDTSDPWQFRNILVR; encoded by the coding sequence ATGTCAGTTTGGCCGGTCTACGGAAAAATCGACGGTCCCATCGTGATGATCGGCTTCGGCTCGATCGGTCGCGGCACCTTGCCCCTCCTGGAGCGGCACTTCGATTTCGACAAGGATCGCCTGACCGTCATCGATCCGGTGGACGACCATCGCCACCTCCTCGACGAGCGCGGCATCACCTTCGTGCAGCAGCATGTGACGAAGGAAAACTATCGCGAACTACTCACCCCGCTGCTCACCACGGGCGGGCGCGGTTTCGTCGTCAATCTTTCCGTCGACACCGGCTCGGTCGACATCATGACGCTCGCCCGCGAACTGGGCGCGCTCTACATCGACACCGTCATCGAGCCGTGGCTCGGCTTCTATTTCGACAAGAACGCCACTCCCGCCAGCCGCTCCAACTACGCGCTGCGCGAATCCATGCTCAAGGCCAAGCGCGCCAATCCGGGCGGGCCGACCGCCGTCTCCTGCTGCGGCGCCAATCCGGGCATGGTGTCGTGGTTCGTGAAGCAGGCGCTGGTCGACGTCGCCCGCGACACCGGCGTCGCCTTCGAGGAGCCGACCACCCGGGAGGGCTGGGCGGCGCTGATGCAGCAGGCCGGCGTCAAGGGCATCCACATCGCCGAGCGCGACACCCAGCGCGCCCGCGATCCCCGGCCCTTCGGCACCTTCGTCAACACCTGGTCGGTCGAGGGCTTCGTCTCCGAGGGCCTGCAGCCGGCCGAGCTCGGCTGGGGCACGCATGAGAAATGGACGCCGGAGACCGCGCGCTCGCACAATCAGGGCTCGGGCGCGGCGATCTACCTGATGCAGGCCGGCGCCGCCACCAAGGTGCGCACCTGGTGCCCCTCGCTTGGCGCCCAGCACGGCTTCCTCGTCACCCATAACGAGTCGATCTCGATCGCCGACTATTTCACCGTGCGCAACGGTGCGCAGGTGGCCTACCGCCCGACCTGCCACTACGCCTACCATCCCTGCAACGACGCGCTGCTGTCCTGGCACGAGATGTTCGGCCATGAGGGCAAGGAGCTGGGCGACTGGACCATCCTCAGCGAGCACGAGATCGTCGACGGGCGCGACGAGCTCGGCGTGCTGCTCTTCGGCCACGCGAAGAACGCCTATTGGTTCGGCTCGCAGCTCACCATCGAGGAGGCGCGCGACCTCGCCCCCTACCAGACCGCCACCGGGCTCCAGGTCACCTCCGCCGTACTCGCCGGCATGGTGTGGGCGCTGGAGAACCCCGAGGCCGGCATCGTCGAGACCGACGAGATGGACTATCGCCGCTGCCTGGAGATCCAGAAGCCCTATCTCGGCACGGTGAAGGGCTACTACACCGACTGGACCCCGCTCGACGGCCGCCCCGGCCTGTTCCCCGAGGACATCGACACGAGCGACCCCTGGCAGTTCCGCAACATCCTGGTGCGGTGA